ATCTGCCaaattcccacaattccccccttttcttaaaatcaaaaagaaaaggagagaaggcATTAGCAGTACATTCCCAGCTTATAAAATCAACACTACAATCTACACAAGCCAAagctaaaaggcaaataaaaacaccaactgcctaactaaaccgtaacaatatcttccgcaatgCCCTGCTTTAACCtaatacatccctcctccaggtaatggaagtggcccaaggggccaggagggttctgccaatgtgcgtgccacacaacagcaacggcggccacacaaatagcaaaaatacaaaaggcaagCAGCAAGGTTTACTGGTTGTCTCCTTCAACCCTTCTCTTGCGAACCAAATCATTATTTTTTGTGATAGCTGCAGCTGTCCTGGTTCGCGGTCCCTGTTGTGTGAAATGGTATCCAAATTTAAGGATATTTGTGTTCTCCTCAAGCATTTTGGCAATTTCCGTTTCTACAGGTGTTCCCAACTGCTGCCTCTGGTTATCGATTCTGACCTCTGACAGGGTTTCATTCTCTTTTAGTGCATCAACCAGTGCCATAATGCCAACCCCAGTGATGAAATTTGATTCTATATTTAGACTTTTCAATTTTTTGTTCACTCTCAGCATATCTGCAAAAGCAACAGCAACAGGGTCATTGCTTCGAGTGGCTGCAAGGCTGAAACTCTTCACATGGGTGTTGGTTTCCAAAGCTTTAGCAAATTCTTTCAATGTTGGAATCGGGATGTTCTTTATATTATTCAAATTAACTTCAACAAGACGAGAGTCATTATCTTTAATCCTTTGCAAACTCTCCTCTACATGTGTGGGATTTGGTGGTTCATCTGAAAATGGTATCGTCCTTTCACCTTTTACTATGTCTGTGAAGCTTTCATTGCTGACACCATTACTACTTCCTACTATGTCACAGAACTGAGTGTTTGTTATCAAGTTGTGCATTCTCAGGGTCAAGGTCATCCAGAACAGTTTCCAGTTATTTCAGTTCTTCTTCTGATAGCTTGCCAAGAATTTCATCCTCATCAAGATCCTTGTACTTGTCCAAATCTTTTCGGAATGGAAGCGTCATGTCTTAATAGTAGAAAGTCACTAAATTTTCAAACTTCCAATAAAGACTGATTTCTATTCTTAAATGAAGCTCCCGGCACGGCACCCAGCGTCCTCCACCTCTCCTCAGCAAAAcggtccctctcccccccccacacacaaaaaagggcatgcaaaacaaagcaaaaaaaaattaataacagGGCTCatctataaccatgcaattcataacatacaacaccaacaacatcaaacacaacaaacataaattaacaaaaataaaacaaaaaaaaaaaggtgtaaattctgcagggttcccccctttactattgcacaccaaactgtgacaaatttctattaccaatccatccctcatgtgtcaggtgatcaaactgacactgggacgggggggggtcctagcaggaaaaacacaacataaaccacataaacagtttaacaacaccacaacaattctggccagaaaacgaacaccacaaaacaaaacatagaacacaaaacataaattaCACTCTATTAATAAatacatggtacattaaatgctatgcagctagcaACAATTTTCTATAAtacctaaaaaacaaaaacaaatctacccctactgggcaatcaatcattacataaaatatacaaatacccttattaatatcaggcaaaacaggggaaaatACTTCATcagtaaatcatttacattaatacaattgcttctgGCTTGCGtctaaattcaaagccattcacAGCATAAAATTTCTTACTTTTAACTTCtatttttaaacactaaaaaacaaCATCACCACTATATGCCCTAAAAACCCAGTACAATCTCagttacatagcactatatacattcttcagctaatgcaacaaaTTATTTAtagccaaacaattacaaactaatttcttCACCTaagtatttacaaacatttcaaaacaccaaaagcttttctctttagcatttttacaaaattcaactgctattccctctagcaaccacagAATTAACTTTTTACTGTGCCTTAAATTACTCGCTTGTTCTCCAACAACTacctttctcaacttaaatcaccattccaagtatcctcctaaatatttgaaattcccaagcttgTGCTTAATTACTTATTACGCCcgctacaccctcaaaagttatCAACCTGATTTCCAATCTCTTTGTCTATTGCCTGCcggcctgggcccgatccttttttcctctccaaattctttgtctcttgcctgccgcttgggcccgatccttttttcctttccaagttctctgtctattgcctgcctgcctgggcccgatccttttttccttttgctaaaccgttcctttcatggacactaacttatcccactatcaatttagctagaagggtgtacttcttaactagcccctacccttctggtatcttctgtgaacaattatctgtactttcccaccgtgtgggctacattctcatgcatacATCATCTGCTTTCAAcctatctattttaatataggctacatcaaatatcaaacaGCCTTACAACTACCactaatcagcacataacacaaaatttacaaaaatctaataaggctaacaaaaacactttacataaaaatactaggatcacataaattcaaagccatcctcccaaattacctaaatttatgcctaataacctacaactcccccctttgagaatactcaacaaaccttttggccgaattttctcaaactctaaaaacaaaaaacaattaggcTCTAAAAaactggggttagtaatgggggggggttaatatcatttacaatccagttaggggggggcaatacatgctaaaattttcaaccaaaacacagggcgcaacctgtagaataaatcccaaaatccaattaatatcacatttcttagcaggagtcccaaatttcttcctgccagtgtacaattctttatttcttcaccagggtcaattctcaatgtccttttagtcaggaatttctggactttggcaatgtcaataaTGTGagcgttttttcttcttttccaccaccgtcatGGTTCAGCttattgtccttttttcctgctatttaaaagcacaatggagctaaataaataaaaaataggccaatcatcagtagtaGAATCCTCCTGATGTGAAAGGAtctttttgcagtaagaatcatgggtccaggcagtcagtctcctggttccaaggaatgggggggggggggggctgctaggatctttgggcagctcttccatacctgtgagaagagacagctaacacattccattagtgcctggcaggatttttcagctctcattagcttttttgggcggtttttcagctctcattagtcttagctgtgagcaatgtgtccttgaccggggccaaaaagaaaagaatgagctgtcttcgattaactcattctgttcttttactTTCCCTGCTTGacttcttttaaactgtaaatcctgtgtcaggacacccagctgttgctgctcctaccggagaagcataacggttttctcggcattgtcccaggcttagaccagccagcgtaggacgccttctccaggctcctgccaaaacaacttacttgcttgtaggtccgaatgacctccggggccacggcacgagcctctgcctgcgccgtgcactccaaagtcttcccgtccagggctcgcttccagcggagcacctcctcacgagcctctgcctgcgccgtgcactccaaagtcttcccgtccagggctcgcttccagcggagcacctcctcacgagcctctgcctgcgccgtgcactccaaagtcttcccgtccagggctcgcttccagcagAGCACCTCCTCTTCGTATGCCCAAAGGGCGGTCCggagcctctccagctccccctctttccacAATGATGCTGGAAGACCCTGCATTTGATCTAACTTATTATTAATGGCCTGCAGCTGTTGACACTGGCGCTCCATTTTCTTATAAAAGGCATTAAACTGGGTAAACTGAATAGGCGTAGTCAAATTGGGATAGACCTGTGATGGCACGTGTCTCACTTGAGCCTTCTTTGTTTCCCCGCATTCGTGACATccccaggtcccgtggacacggcatggtttgggagggggtgcatacggcaaagctGTTTTCACAGGCTCGGGTGTATCGGGGGGtagcgggaccgtagcaggattaGTTATAtcggggccgagggccacattggagggtagtggaaccataacaggggcaacattacccaggtcggaagccaaaggtatcaccgtgtcctcgccaccgaaaaactccctggctccaaccggcaacacagaaggcatttcgggcgttgggcggaaaagcttagaaagggccgcctgcactcctgcctcggccgcgagagtttttactatcttctttgtcttattccatactggactcagggaaaaggcttcctcatcgccctgagccaccgacttccaaagcttggagcctagccgctcccacacagttttattaaaaattgtactcggcttaacaaaaagttcccttctctgtccccaccgcagcaggcgggataacgtatcagaggggagcttttctccctgccgcttcataatgtgcaataaaggcttctgtgttatcttttcttcagctgatgcagcagttcccatgttagctgctctgcccttctccgccgcggcttatagccgcccttctcctccgcggcttatagccgccgctttcctctgcggcttatagccgcccttctcctccgcgacttatagccgccgcttttctccgcgacttatagccgcctttctcctccgcgacttatagccgccgctttcctccgcgacttatagccgcctttctccgccgcggcttatagccgctctcctcagggctcaggtgtgcctctcttttcggacgcccgggggcttctccagcactccccgccgcagctcctccgcctggaacaggccaccgacactaggcctccgacactatcatcattcgattcgaatcacgtcggggtcaccatttgttgcgtcgcagtgcctctcaggtgggcacggacagagcccagcaatcaatgtgattggaagcaaagtcatttatttctctccagcatgctcttatatacaattaaagccaggcaatcaagcaattgctaattggttaataatatacacacaggcacagctgtaacttcatagggtaattatcatcctgtactactttctaatttattatcctgtttactgcccaCTTGCAGATAAAAACCAGCCCAAGGTCAgcgtccttgaagcctaaacaACTCAGCTTCTAACATACCCATCTGCCAAATTCCCACACAGATGTGCCCCTTGatccgcccctcccccagtccagaTGTGCCCCGCACTGATGCTCTGTCTCTCCTTAGGGTCTGCCGGGCCCGGCGGGGGAGAAGGGTGAGACAGGTGACGTGGGCCCCATGGTAAGTGACGCCGGCTGCCCCacattcccagccccccctccaggTGGGAATGTCCCAGAGCCCCCCTCACTTTGTTCTTtctccccacagggccccccaggACCACCGGGGCCGCGTGGCCCAGCCGGACCCTCTGGAGCCGACGTAAGTTcctcccccgtgcccccccccgtCAGCCCTGCCCCGCGCGTCCCCGGAGCTAACCAGCTCTGCTCTGTCCCCATGCAGGGACCCCAAGGCGGCCCCGGAGGCATCGGCAACCTGGGCCCCCCCGGAGAGAAGGTAGGTGgaggcaggatgcctgggttctctcccagcccgggggggcagggtgg
The sequence above is a segment of the Mauremys mutica isolate MM-2020 ecotype Southern chromosome 12, ASM2049712v1, whole genome shotgun sequence genome. Coding sequences within it:
- the LOC123346440 gene encoding tropomodulin-3-like gives rise to the protein MTLTLRMHNLITNTQFCDIVGSSNGVSNESFTDIVKGERTIPFSDEPPNPTHVEESLQRIKDNDSRLVEVNLNNIKNIPIPTLKEFAKALETNTHVKSFSLAATRSNDPVAVAFADMLRVNKKLKSLNIESNFITGVGIMALVDALKENETLSEVRIDNQRQQLGTPVETEIAKMLEENTNILKFGYHFTQQGPRTRTAAAITKNNDLVRKRRVEGDNQ